In Pseudomonas sp. P5_109, the genomic window CTGCGCAGTCTCGACAAGCCTGTGCTGATTACCGAATTCAACTTCGGCTCGGCTGATCGTGGCCCGTTCTGGGGCGGGGTCACGCAGTTGGCGAAGGAGGAGGACCGCGGGCCGGCGTATGCCAACTTCCTCAAACAGGCCTTGAGCGAGCCGTCGATTGTTGGCGTGCATTGGTTCCAGTACCTCGATCAACCGGTCACCGGGCGCCTGCTTGACGGTGAAAACGGTCACTTCGGGTTGGTGGGCATCACAGACCTGCCGTTCCAGGGCTTTGTCGACAGCGTGCGCAAGAGCAATCTGATGACAGTCGAGCAATTGGGCAAAGAGGCCGAGAAGGCAGCGGCCGCCGCCGACAAAGCCAGCCACGACGCCGAGGGCGGCCGCAAGGCCGAAGCCGGCAAGGGACCGGGGAAGGGCGCTGGCGGGCATTCCGGGAATGGCCACTAGGCCCTGAAACCCTGTGGCGAGGGGGCTTGCCTGTGGCGAGGGGGCTTGCCCCCGTTGGGTTGCGCAGCGACCCCAAAATCTCGGCAACGGCCCAAGACTTTGGGAGTGCTGCGCACTCCAGCGGGGGCAAGCCCCCTCGCCACAAGGGATCGGCGGTAAAACAACCGCCCGGCCCCACCCTGTTCCCAAAACCCTCAAGGGCTGGAACAATGCCCGCCACTTTGTAGAGTGTTAATCCGGGGAGTTGCGGGTGCAGATTCAGGGTCATTACGAGCTTAAGTTCGAAGCGGTGCGCGAGGCGTTCGCGGCGCTGTTCGACGATCCCCAGGAGCGTGGTGCGGCGTTGTGCATTCAGGTCGGTGGCGAAACCGTCGTCGATCTGTGGGCCGGCACTGCCGACAAGGACGGCGCCGAGGCCTGGCACAGCGACACCATCGCCAACCTGTTCTCCTGCACCAAGACCTTTACGGCCGTCACCGCGCTGCAATTGGTGGCTGAAGGCAAGCTGCAACTGGATGCCCCGGTTGCGCGCTACTGGCCCGAATTTGCCGCAGCGGGCAAAGAGTCCGTCACCTTGCGTCAACTGCTCTGCCATCAGGCCGGCCTTCCGGCACTGCGTGAGTTACTGGCCCCCGAAGCCCTTTACGACTGGCAAACCATGGTCGACGCCCTGGCCGCCGAAACACCGTGGTGGACGCCTGGCGAAGGCCACGGTTACGCGGCGATCACCTATGGCTGGCTGGTCGGCGAACTGCTGCGCCGAGCCGACGGTCGTGGACCGGGTGAGTCCATTGTGGCGCGGGTCGCCAAGCCGTTGGGCCTGGACTTCCATGTGGGCTTGGCTGACGAAGAGTTCCATCGCGTGGCCCACATTGCGCGGGGCAAGGGCAATGTCGGCGATGCCGCCGCCCAACGCCTGCTGCAAGTGACCATGCGCGAGCCAACGGCCATGACGACCCGCGCGTTCACCAACCCGCCGTCGATCATGACCAGCACCAATAAACCCGAGTGGCGACGCATGCAGCAGCCGGCCGCCAATGGCCATGGCAATGCCCGCAGCCTGGCCGGTTTCTACGCCGGCCTGCTCGACGGTAGCCTGCTGGAAAGCGAAATGCTCGATGAGTTGACTCGCGAGCACAGCCTCGGCGAGGACAAGACTTTACTGACCCGGACGCGTTTCGGCCTGGGTTGCATGCTCGATCAACCGGACGTTGCCAATGCCACCTTCGGCCTTGGCCCGCGGGCGTTTGGTCACCCGGGTGCCGGCGGCTCCATCGGTTTTGCCGACCCGGAGCACGATGTGGCCTTCGGATTTGTGACAAATACCCTGGGGCCGTACGTCTTGATGGACCCGCGCGCGCAAAAGCTGGTGCGGGTTCTGGCCACTTGTCTGTAAAAGCGGCTATCGGGTTCCAGGGCTGGAACCCGATAGCCTTTTCAGTTTCAAAGCGTCTGTTTAAGCGGGCCGATGTGGCCTGATTTTTTTGACTTCATTTTTGTGGATATCCAATGTCATCCAATAAAACCCTCGCCTTGGCCCTGTGCTTCGCCATTACCGGTTGCGCACAGACTCCACAGAAAGATGCGACGACGCCTGTCGCCAAGACTGAAAGCGGCAGCCACTGGTACTGGCCGTTTGGT contains:
- a CDS encoding serine hydrolase domain-containing protein — translated: MQIQGHYELKFEAVREAFAALFDDPQERGAALCIQVGGETVVDLWAGTADKDGAEAWHSDTIANLFSCTKTFTAVTALQLVAEGKLQLDAPVARYWPEFAAAGKESVTLRQLLCHQAGLPALRELLAPEALYDWQTMVDALAAETPWWTPGEGHGYAAITYGWLVGELLRRADGRGPGESIVARVAKPLGLDFHVGLADEEFHRVAHIARGKGNVGDAAAQRLLQVTMREPTAMTTRAFTNPPSIMTSTNKPEWRRMQQPAANGHGNARSLAGFYAGLLDGSLLESEMLDELTREHSLGEDKTLLTRTRFGLGCMLDQPDVANATFGLGPRAFGHPGAGGSIGFADPEHDVAFGFVTNTLGPYVLMDPRAQKLVRVLATCL